Within Caldalkalibacillus salinus, the genomic segment TTCGTTTACTTGTTAATGGCGTGAATTGCTTGTCCTAGAGCAGCTTCAGCCGCCTCCATTGTAATTTCTCCTAAAGTCGGATGCGCATGGATGGTGAGACTGACATCTTCAAGATGTGCGCCCATTTCGATGGCAAGAGCCATCTCGGCGATAAGATTGGACGCTTCCACTCCCACGATCTGAGCCCCGATCAGAATACCTGTGTCTTTATCGGCAACAACTTTCACAAAGCCATCACCAGCGTTTAGTGAAAGGGCACGACCGTTCGCCGCAAATGCGAACTTACCGACTTGGACATTATATCCGTCTTTTTTAGCCTCTTGCTCGTTAAGTCCCACACTGGCAATTTCTGGTTCAGAGAAGACAACGGAAGGGATCACTTTATAATCCACTGCACTCTTCTCACCCGCAATTGCTTCTGCCGCTACTTTGGCTTCATATGAAGCTTTATGTGCTAGCGCTGGACCGTCAACAATATCTCCGATAGCGAAGATATTCTCAACACTTGTGCGGCACTGGTGATCTACTTCAATAATACCTTTGTCACTTACTTTTACGCCAGTGGCATCAAGTCCTAACTCATCTGTGCTTGGCTTACGTCCAACTGTCACTAACAAGTAGTCAGCTGTAATGGATTTTTCTTCATCATTCACAGCGTATGTGACCGTGACATCATTTTCAGTTTGCTCGGCAGATTTTGCCATCGCTTTGGTGACCACTTCAACACCGGACTTTTTCAGATTCTTGGCCACCGGTTGAACCGTTTGTTTTTCAAAGAGCGGTAGAATTTGATCTGCCCCTTCTAAAATCGTCACTTTCGTCCCGAACTTAGCGAAGGTTTGACCTAATTCAACACCGATGTAGCCACCACCGATGACCACCATGCTCTTAGGAATTTCATCTAGTGCTAGTGCTTCTGTAGATGAAAGGATACGATCGCCATAAGGGAACGGTTTGAGTTCAATTGCTTCGGACCCTGTGGCAATGATACAATGCTCGAATTTGTAGCGGTTAGCTTCATAACCGTTAAGCACACGAACTTCATTATCGTTGACAAACAGAGCTTCCCCTTTAACAATCTCGACGTTGTTTCCTTTGAGCAGACCTTCAACACCACCGGTCAGTTTGTTAACAACGCTCTGTTTCCATTCTTGAACTTTCTTGAAGTTTACTTCTACTTCTTTCGCTACAATGCCCATATCGTCATCCTTGGAGTGACTCATTTCTTCATAGCGATGTGCGGCAGAGATCAGTGCCTTTGAAGGGATACATCCCCGGTTCAGACATACGCCACCAAGTTCTCCTTTGTCTACGATGGTCACTTTTTTACCCAATTGGGCAGCACGGATGGCTGCAACGTAGCCACCCGGTCCTGCACCAATCACCAGTACATCAATTTCTGTTGTAAATTCTCCAACTACCATGTTATACCTCCAAAATTAAAAGTTGAGGATCTTCTAGGAGCTTCTTAATATAGTTAACAAAATACTGGGCTGTTGCTCCATCAATGATACGATGGTCGAAGCTTAGAGACAGGTTCATCACTGGTGCCACTGTGACCTCACCGTCTTTGACGACTGGCTTCTCTGCAATTTTACCCGTACCTAGGATTGCAACTTCAGGATGGTTAATGACTGGAGTAAAGAACATACCCCCAGCAGATCCAATGTTAGTGATGGATATGGTACTTCCTTTCAGCTCATTAGGTGATAGTTTGCCTTCACGTCCGCGAGTCGCTTTATCGATAATCTCGTCAGCGATCATCCACATGCTCTTACGGTCCGCATTTTCGATGACGGGTACCATTAATCCTTGGTCCGTATCTGTTGCGATCCCTACGTTATAGTAATGCTTATAAACGATTTCTTCGTTATCATCGTCTAATGTCGCATTAAGAACAGGGAATTCACGACAAGCGGCAACTAACGCCTTAACGATAAACGGCAAGTAAGTAAGTTTTGTTCCTTTTTGTTCCGCTAATGGCTTCGCTTCTTTTCTCAATGCTACAAGCTTCGTCACATCCACTTCGTCCATGATGGTCACGTGTGGGGCTGTGTACTTAGATTTAACCATTGCTTTAGAAATCGCTTTGCGGATACCTTTGAGTGGTACACGTTCTTCATGACGCTCGCCTTCCGCCACTTGAGGCTTGCTTGGTGCTGTTGCAGCTTTTTCTTCAGTCTCTTGTGCTGGCGCAGCTTGTTGTGCTTCTCCACCACCATCGATAAAGCCTTGGACGTCTTCCCTTGTAATTCTACCATTCGGGCCTGTCGCAGTCACCTCTGCAATGTTAACGCCGTTCTCACGTGCAAACTTTCTTACGCTAGGCGTTGCCAGTACTTCTTTGTTAGGCACGGGTACTTCATCCGTAGCAGGTTGTTCTTTGGCTGGCTCTTCTTTTTTAGGCTCTTCAGCTGGTTTAGCTTCTTCTTTTGGTGCTTCTTTTGGCTCTTCTTGCTCAGCGCCGTCGTTGGCAGTGTCCTCTTTTGCATGCTCTGGGACTTCTCCTTCGACTTCAATTTTAAGCAGGGCGTCGTCAACGACTTTTACTTCTCCTTCATCTGCTAAAATCTCTTTAACCGTACCGT encodes:
- the lpdA gene encoding dihydrolipoyl dehydrogenase — translated: MVVGEFTTEIDVLVIGAGPGGYVAAIRAAQLGKKVTIVDKGELGGVCLNRGCIPSKALISAAHRYEEMSHSKDDDMGIVAKEVEVNFKKVQEWKQSVVNKLTGGVEGLLKGNNVEIVKGEALFVNDNEVRVLNGYEANRYKFEHCIIATGSEAIELKPFPYGDRILSSTEALALDEIPKSMVVIGGGYIGVELGQTFAKFGTKVTILEGADQILPLFEKQTVQPVAKNLKKSGVEVVTKAMAKSAEQTENDVTVTYAVNDEEKSITADYLLVTVGRKPSTDELGLDATGVKVSDKGIIEVDHQCRTSVENIFAIGDIVDGPALAHKASYEAKVAAEAIAGEKSAVDYKVIPSVVFSEPEIASVGLNEQEAKKDGYNVQVGKFAFAANGRALSLNAGDGFVKVVADKDTGILIGAQIVGVEASNLIAEMALAIEMGAHLEDVSLTIHAHPTLGEITMEAAEAALGQAIHAINK
- a CDS encoding 2-oxo acid dehydrogenase subunit E2, with the protein product MAIYEFKLPELGEGIHEGEIVKWLVEPGDSIEEDQLIVEVQNDKAVVEVPSPVNGTVKEILADEGEVKVVDDALLKIEVEGEVPEHAKEDTANDGAEQEEPKEAPKEEAKPAEEPKKEEPAKEQPATDEVPVPNKEVLATPSVRKFARENGVNIAEVTATGPNGRITREDVQGFIDGGGEAQQAAPAQETEEKAATAPSKPQVAEGERHEERVPLKGIRKAISKAMVKSKYTAPHVTIMDEVDVTKLVALRKEAKPLAEQKGTKLTYLPFIVKALVAACREFPVLNATLDDDNEEIVYKHYYNVGIATDTDQGLMVPVIENADRKSMWMIADEIIDKATRGREGKLSPNELKGSTISITNIGSAGGMFFTPVINHPEVAILGTGKIAEKPVVKDGEVTVAPVMNLSLSFDHRIIDGATAQYFVNYIKKLLEDPQLLILEV